The nucleotide sequence ATCCTCATTTTGAAAAGTATTATTCTTTATTAATATGTTGGCGTTTATGTCACTAAGAAGCCCTGCCTTATAGATAACATTTTTCAAATTAAATTTTCCATTATATATTTCATTTAATCTATAAAAATCAGCCGAGACTCTTCCATTTAATTCAGCTGGCAGGATCTTTATAAAAGGCTTGAGATCATTTATAAGAATATCATTTCCAGCTACCCTAAGTTTTAATAGTTTTCCCTTGAATGACAATAGTATTTCGCTAATATTGATATTTGAATTCTTGGTAGACGCTTTTATGTCACTGATTAAAACACGCTTTTCTGGGATTTTAACGCTGCAGGCGCCATTAGCGTTAAGCGTTATGTCGCTTTTCGCGATAGACGATTTTCCTATTACATATCCATTAACTGATTTCTTAGTAATTTTGAGTCTTTTTATCTTTCCTGAAAAATCGTTGTAGGGTAAAGGGATTCCCCTATTCCATTGATAAACCCATTTTAGTGAGCAGTTGTATAATTTGACATCCCCTAACAATTCAAAGTCATCGTCAAATAATGCTAATCTCATATCGGACGATAACCTACCCCTATTCTCAGGAAGAATAATGTTACAATCTGAAATTCGAAATTCTCTTTTACCCTCCATCTCAATGGTACCATGAAGGATATACCTGCCTTCAAGGGGTTTTAGTCTCTTTGGGGGATTCTGAAGGGTTATCTCTGTATCCCTAAGAGAAATGCTCGATATCGTGGTAGAAATTGACGATTCGCCTTGGTTGTCCTTTAAATCACCTATTAGATTCTGTAGATTGAATTTGCCATTGTTATAGATTAAATTTAATTTTAATTGATTAATGATAATTTTATTAATATCCAATTGCCTTTGCAGAAGGGGGAGTAATGAGAATCGGATTATTGCAGTTTGAGCAACTGCCAAGATCTCATCCTCATCAGATAGACCATTATAGATAGATAAATCATTAAGAATAAGTCCACGGTAATTATAGTTTAATCCACCAATTTCAACTTTTCTTGTAAGGGAGTCTTCAGCTTTTATTGTTATTATTTGTAATAGTTTATCCTTGGGAAAATAATATATAATTAAGGCTGAGCCCAGGACTATAAGGAATATTACACTGAGGAATATGATGGAGATATATTTAAATACTTTTCCCTTCTTCACGCTTTCTTTCCAAGGCTGATTTTTTTTTGTAGAAATGAACGGTCTTCTCTAATTCGAACATGTCAGTGCAGATGATCTTCCCCTCTTCAAGCGTGATGTGTTTATCCTCCAATAGCTGATTAATCAGCACATTCCCCTTGTTCTGAGGTAAACCGACCATATTCAATAATTCCTTTGCTCCAAACTCAAAATTATAGGATTCTTTTGAGACAATCTTGATCTTTTTTTTCTCTATTTGAATGAGGAGGGTGTCATATATTCTGCCAAGTAGATCCTTTATCATAAGATTTTCGAGTTGACGATAGGCTGTCCAAATCCTTTCACTTAATAACTGAATTATTTTTGTAATGAGTTGTGGTTGAGAGGAGACCATTTCTTCAAAATTGGCCTTATTGATAGCAAGTAGCGTTACCTTGCCAAAGGTAATAGCAGAGGCGCTT is from Spirochaetota bacterium and encodes:
- a CDS encoding AsmA family protein, with the translated sequence MKKGKVFKYISIIFLSVIFLIVLGSALIIYYFPKDKLLQIITIKAEDSLTRKVEIGGLNYNYRGLILNDLSIYNGLSDEDEILAVAQTAIIRFSLLPLLQRQLDINKIIINQLKLNLIYNNGKFNLQNLIGDLKDNQGESSISTTISSISLRDTEITLQNPPKRLKPLEGRYILHGTIEMEGKREFRISDCNIILPENRGRLSSDMRLALFDDDFELLGDVKLYNCSLKWVYQWNRGIPLPYNDFSGKIKRLKITKKSVNGYVIGKSSIAKSDITLNANGACSVKIPEKRVLISDIKASTKNSNINISEILLSFKGKLLKLRVAGNDILINDLKPFIKILPAELNGRVSADFYRLNEIYNGKFNLKNVIYKAGLLSDINANILIKNNTFQNEDVPLKLWKQPCKASIATTDGNFKKIFLNLHSEEINLKRMRGNRKGTRYSKINLPFEINGKITIDNLTYNMYQLSNLSLNYSLLNNDLSLNKLYSQFAQGNINGKGIVYLSRSIPSLKISTTFDSMKLQNMSRYYEKLNNKFFGVLNGSANLECRIEENMNILNSLSGEMEFFIEKGKIVDTGIQEGLGMWLSELKYKLRDLEFNKIYGNCKILGSNLYINSFIFNAPHIRLNVSGYFNRKLAGSTKILLEFTPDFVQDLPNPAFFLQLRKYRQGNWYIIPFESTGENIADSRSIKRL